From Blastocatellia bacterium, the proteins below share one genomic window:
- a CDS encoding cysteine desulfurase family protein, giving the protein MLRRVYLDNSATTPLDAAVYEAMQPYWMEEFGNASSIHTFGQRARAAVETARAAVAELINATPPEIVFTSGGTESDNLAIKGIAEAHCDRGRHIITSQIEHPAVLESCRALERRGFEVTYLPVTADGLVRLEDVASAIRPDTILITIMLANNEIGTIQPIREIGHYLRGRRAEGKPAPPFLHTDAVQALGKMPIDVHDLGVDLLTMSAHKIHGPKGIGALYVRRGVRLVRQMDGGHHERDKRSGTENVPAIVGFGVAADLARRHLDRWAAHMRELRDYLEREIVRRIPHVLFNGHRDARVPHISNVTFRFLEAESLVIRLDLRGIAVSTGAACSSGSLEPSHVLLALGRDRESVQGSIRFSLSKNTTREDIDYVLDVLPEEVERLRAFSTESLPVGDSTSSEAAQTFPSANAPQA; this is encoded by the coding sequence ATGCTCCGGCGCGTCTACCTCGATAACAGCGCGACCACGCCCCTGGACGCGGCCGTGTATGAGGCCATGCAGCCCTACTGGATGGAGGAGTTCGGCAATGCCTCCTCGATTCATACGTTTGGTCAGCGGGCGCGGGCAGCGGTCGAGACGGCACGGGCGGCCGTGGCCGAACTGATCAATGCCACACCACCGGAGATCGTTTTCACCAGCGGGGGAACGGAATCCGATAATCTGGCCATCAAAGGCATCGCCGAAGCCCATTGTGATCGAGGTCGGCACATCATCACGTCACAGATTGAACATCCGGCTGTGCTGGAAAGTTGTCGCGCGCTGGAGCGGCGCGGCTTCGAGGTGACCTATCTCCCGGTCACCGCCGACGGACTCGTTCGCCTGGAGGATGTCGCATCGGCCATTCGACCGGACACGATCCTCATCACCATCATGCTGGCCAACAACGAAATCGGGACCATCCAGCCGATTCGGGAGATCGGCCACTACCTGCGAGGGCGACGAGCCGAAGGTAAGCCTGCACCGCCGTTTCTCCATACCGATGCCGTGCAGGCTCTGGGCAAAATGCCGATTGATGTTCACGACCTGGGCGTGGACCTTCTGACGATGTCCGCCCACAAGATTCATGGCCCGAAAGGAATCGGGGCTCTCTACGTGCGGCGCGGCGTTCGCCTCGTTCGCCAGATGGACGGCGGGCACCACGAACGCGACAAGCGATCGGGAACCGAGAATGTCCCGGCCATCGTGGGGTTCGGCGTGGCGGCTGACCTCGCGCGACGCCACCTCGACCGGTGGGCGGCGCACATGCGTGAGCTGCGCGACTACCTGGAGCGGGAGATCGTGCGACGCATCCCTCACGTCCTCTTCAACGGCCACCGCGACGCCCGGGTCCCCCACATCAGTAACGTCACGTTCCGATTCCTCGAAGCGGAATCGCTTGTGATCCGACTTGATCTGCGAGGGATCGCCGTCTCAACGGGAGCCGCCTGTTCCTCGGGCTCGCTGGAGCCATCGCATGTCCTGCTGGCCCTGGGACGGGACCGCGAAAGCGTTCAGGGAAGCATCCGCTTCTCCTTGAGCAAAAACACCACCCGCGAGGACATTGATTACGTCCTCGATGTCCTCCCGGAAGAGGTCGAACGTCTCCGCGCGTTTTCCACCGAAAGCCTCCCCGTTGGGGATAGCACTTCTTCCGAGGCAGCGCAGACTTTCCCGTCTGCGAATGCCCCGCAGGCGTGA